One Actinomycetota bacterium DNA segment encodes these proteins:
- a CDS encoding NAD(P)-dependent glycerol-3-phosphate dehydrogenase — MRVAVLGAGSWGTAMASHLATMGHDVRVWAREEEVVEGINRGRRNPLYLVELEIPRGVSAHAGLEDALQGAELVVMAVPSRWTREVAARAAPLVPAGAAVVNLAKGFDYRNGERLSVVIAKELRRDPREGVAVLSGPNHAEEVSRGVPSATVIACGDASLARELQAVFSSDYFRVYTNRDVIGVEVGGAYKNVVAIAAGVLDGLGLGDNTKASLITRGLAEMARFGAALGANPITFSGLSGIGDLIVTCISRHSRNRGFGEELGRGKEPGKVLQASRMVVEGVYTTGIVVQLARELDVETPIADGVKAVLDGEGKPAEVARRLMTRRLKEETEESLYRDFLLREGGEG, encoded by the coding sequence GTGGGCGCGTGAGGAGGAGGTGGTGGAGGGCATCAACCGCGGGAGGCGCAACCCACTTTACCTCGTCGAGCTCGAGATCCCGCGGGGGGTGAGCGCCCACGCGGGCCTGGAGGACGCCCTGCAGGGCGCGGAGCTCGTGGTGATGGCGGTTCCCTCGCGCTGGACGAGAGAGGTCGCGGCACGCGCCGCACCCCTCGTGCCCGCAGGGGCCGCCGTGGTCAACCTGGCCAAGGGCTTCGACTACAGGAACGGCGAGCGCCTCTCGGTGGTCATCGCGAAGGAGCTGCGGCGCGATCCCCGGGAAGGGGTGGCGGTGCTCTCGGGTCCCAACCACGCGGAGGAGGTATCGCGCGGTGTTCCCAGCGCCACAGTCATAGCGTGCGGCGACGCGTCGCTGGCGCGGGAGCTGCAAGCCGTGTTCAGTTCCGATTATTTCCGCGTGTACACCAACCGCGACGTCATCGGCGTCGAGGTGGGTGGAGCATACAAAAACGTGGTGGCCATCGCCGCAGGGGTGCTGGACGGGCTGGGCCTGGGAGACAACACCAAGGCCAGCCTGATAACACGGGGGCTGGCGGAGATGGCGCGTTTCGGCGCTGCCCTGGGGGCCAATCCCATAACCTTCTCCGGCCTCTCCGGGATCGGCGACCTTATCGTCACCTGTATAAGCCGCCATTCGCGCAACCGTGGCTTCGGCGAGGAGCTGGGACGGGGAAAGGAACCCGGGAAGGTCCTGCAGGCGAGCCGCATGGTGGTGGAGGGGGTGTACACCACGGGCATCGTGGTGCAACTGGCCCGGGAACTGGACGTGGAAACCCCCATCGCGGACGGCGTGAAGGCGGTGCTCGACGGGGAGGGAAAGCCCGCCGAGGTCGCGCGCCGGCTCATGACCCGCCGCCTCAAGGAGGAGACGGAGGAATCGCTTTATCGCGATTTCCTCCTGCGGGAAGGCGGGGAAGGCTGA
- a CDS encoding DUF2993 domain-containing protein, with protein MRRVLYLLVTLLALALLAEVALTVLVQRGMERALARRYGLPDDLEVAVGAFPFLVSLARERIGELRLSWRGECLLSHAGGESAVTYHCVAYLYDVEVSFASLLRGDLQMRSLSRVDAHLDIPLTEAATLLGVDDVTVTGDGGLLVTSAEGGERRYGVRVIGDDGIAFSTDIDSGGPGGVSSEPVPQAQGGEPNFRLSGLPMEAKAVSATIDGDRIVIEISIPEWVSYLEYSTTTSDFKHEYELYGEVSVSSINMR; from the coding sequence GTGAGACGCGTTCTGTACCTGCTGGTGACGCTGCTCGCACTCGCGCTGCTGGCGGAGGTCGCACTGACCGTGCTCGTGCAGAGGGGCATGGAAAGGGCCTTGGCGCGGCGCTACGGTCTCCCCGACGACCTCGAGGTAGCCGTCGGCGCCTTCCCCTTTCTCGTCAGCCTCGCGCGCGAGCGCATAGGCGAGCTGCGGCTTTCATGGAGGGGGGAATGCCTGCTCTCCCACGCGGGCGGGGAGAGCGCCGTGACCTACCATTGCGTGGCCTATCTTTACGATGTCGAGGTTAGCTTCGCCTCTCTCCTGCGGGGCGACCTGCAGATGCGCTCCCTGTCACGCGTTGACGCACACCTGGATATACCGCTCACGGAGGCTGCCACCCTCCTGGGCGTGGATGACGTCACCGTGACCGGTGACGGCGGTCTCCTCGTTACGAGTGCAGAAGGCGGCGAACGACGTTACGGGGTGAGAGTCATCGGAGACGACGGCATCGCCTTTTCAACGGACATCGATTCGGGGGGTCCGGGCGGTGTGTCGTCTGAGCCCGTACCGCAGGCCCAGGGAGGGGAACCAAACTTTCGTTTATCTGGCCTCCCGATGGAAGCGAAGGCCGTAAGCGCCACCATCGACGGGGACAGGATCGTGATCGAGATCTCCATACCCGAGTGGGTGAGCTACCTGGAATACTCGACCACTACTTCAGACTTTAAGCATGAATATGAGCTTTACGGAGAGGTAAGCGTTTCTTCCATAAACATGAGGTAA
- the nrdR gene encoding transcriptional repressor NrdR, giving the protein MKCPFCGYPDSKVIDSRNAEQGTAIRRRRSCKQCGRRFTTFERHERMPIAVVKRSGDKEPYKREKLLAGLRKAFEKRPVTSQEIEDLAMAIEAELREEGKSEIPSSAIGMAVLRRLKEMDEVAYLRFASVYKEFKDISEFQSELGQLLEKKVEKSRTPQGR; this is encoded by the coding sequence ATGAAATGCCCCTTTTGCGGTTATCCGGACAGCAAGGTCATAGATTCGAGAAACGCGGAACAGGGGACGGCGATAAGGAGGAGGAGATCCTGCAAGCAGTGCGGCAGGAGATTCACCACTTTCGAGAGACACGAACGTATGCCCATCGCCGTGGTGAAGAGGAGCGGGGACAAGGAGCCTTACAAGAGGGAGAAGCTCCTGGCGGGCTTGCGCAAGGCATTTGAAAAGAGGCCGGTGACCAGCCAGGAGATAGAAGACCTGGCCATGGCCATCGAGGCGGAGTTGCGCGAGGAGGGTAAGAGCGAGATACCATCGAGCGCCATAGGCATGGCCGTGCTGCGCAGGCTTAAAGAGATGGACGAGGTGGCCTACCTGCGCTTCGCATCGGTTTACAAGGAATTCAAGGACATAAGCGAGTTCCAGAGCGAACTGGGGCAGCTGCTGGAAAAGAAGGTGGAGAAGAGCCGCACGCCTCAGGGACGTTAA